In Thermomonas paludicola, the following are encoded in one genomic region:
- a CDS encoding dimethylarginine dimethylaminohydrolase family protein yields the protein MIPRSAADADTGVSPRRYNGAMWTAITREVSPALAGCELSFVPRNPIDVALAREQHAAYCRALESLGCHVIQLPALADFPDSVFVEDVALVFDELAIATRPGAESRRGEGAAVHELLGSLRPLLRIEAPGTLDGGDVLRIGKRVFVGMSARSNEAGRAQLRELLAPYGYTVEGVATRGCLHLKSAVTQVADDTLLVNRAWLADASPFAGCRIIDVDPGEAHAANAVRIGDALVYPDCFPKTRARLQAAGIRVTAIDVSELQKAEGAVTCCSLLLRTQAGA from the coding sequence ATGATTCCACGTTCGGCTGCGGATGCCGATACCGGCGTTTCACCGCGCCGGTACAATGGCGCGATGTGGACCGCCATTACCCGTGAGGTCAGCCCCGCGCTGGCCGGATGTGAACTCTCCTTCGTGCCGCGCAACCCGATCGACGTGGCGCTGGCACGCGAGCAGCATGCTGCGTACTGTCGCGCGCTGGAGTCGCTGGGCTGCCATGTCATCCAGTTGCCGGCGCTGGCGGATTTTCCCGATTCGGTGTTCGTCGAGGACGTGGCGCTGGTGTTTGATGAGCTGGCCATCGCCACCCGTCCGGGCGCCGAATCCCGTCGTGGCGAGGGCGCTGCCGTGCATGAACTGCTGGGCAGCCTGCGCCCGCTGCTGCGCATCGAAGCGCCGGGCACGCTCGACGGCGGCGATGTGTTGCGGATCGGCAAGCGCGTGTTCGTCGGCATGTCTGCGCGCAGCAACGAAGCAGGCCGCGCGCAACTGCGCGAACTGTTGGCGCCCTACGGCTATACGGTAGAAGGCGTGGCAACGCGCGGTTGCCTGCATCTCAAATCGGCGGTAACCCAGGTTGCCGACGACACCCTGCTGGTCAACCGCGCATGGCTGGCGGATGCGTCGCCATTCGCTGGCTGCCGGATCATCGACGTGGATCCGGGCGAAGCACACGCGGCAAACGCGGTGCGCATCGGCGATGCACTCGTGTACCCGGATTGCTTTCCGAAGACGCGTGCGCGGTTGCAGGCAGCAGGCATCCGCGTGACGGCGATCGATGTGTCCGAGCTGCAGAAAGCCGAGGGCGCGGTGACCTGCTGCAGCCTGCTGCTGCGCACGCAGGCAGGCGCATGA
- a CDS encoding NAD(P)/FAD-dependent oxidoreductase, with protein sequence MCAMTAGRRGLRVLVLDHANKVGKKILMSGGGRCNFTNTGTTSANYLSANPHFCKSALARYTPWQFIELVDRHGIAWHEKELGQLFCDESSKQIVAMLLAECDAASVEIRTHCSIEQVAHADDGNFRLHTTQGTFSAAALVVASGGLSIPSMGASGFGHQLARQFDHAVLPTRAGLVPLTLSGKHAERLHDLAGVALTVEARCNGATFRNFMLITHRGISGPAILQMSSYWQPGDDLCLDLLPGIDLAARLGDWQQDRRDAELKTLLAEVLPKRFAQRLCEHWLTSKPMRQYNAPELREMAALLSSWPLVASGTEGYRTAEVTLGGVDTDGLSSATMMSRRVPGLYFIGEVVDVTGWLGGYNFQWAWASGKAAGLALAA encoded by the coding sequence ATGTGCGCGATGACTGCCGGGCGCCGCGGGCTGCGCGTGCTGGTGCTGGACCATGCCAACAAGGTTGGCAAGAAAATCCTGATGTCCGGTGGTGGCCGCTGCAACTTCACCAATACCGGCACGACGTCTGCCAATTACCTGTCGGCCAATCCGCATTTCTGCAAATCGGCGCTGGCCCGCTATACCCCATGGCAGTTCATCGAACTGGTGGATCGCCACGGCATCGCCTGGCACGAGAAGGAACTGGGCCAGCTGTTCTGCGATGAATCCTCGAAGCAGATCGTGGCAATGCTGTTGGCGGAGTGCGACGCCGCCAGCGTCGAAATCCGCACCCATTGCAGCATTGAGCAGGTGGCGCACGCCGACGACGGCAACTTCCGTCTGCACACCACGCAGGGCACATTCAGCGCCGCAGCCCTGGTGGTGGCCAGCGGCGGGCTCTCGATCCCCAGCATGGGCGCCAGCGGCTTCGGCCATCAGCTGGCGCGCCAGTTCGACCATGCCGTCCTTCCCACCCGCGCCGGGCTGGTGCCGCTTACGCTCAGCGGCAAGCACGCCGAACGCCTGCACGATCTGGCCGGCGTGGCGCTGACGGTGGAGGCGCGCTGCAACGGCGCCACGTTCCGCAATTTCATGCTGATCACCCATCGCGGCATCAGCGGCCCGGCGATCCTGCAAATGAGTTCGTACTGGCAGCCCGGCGACGACCTGTGCCTGGACCTGCTGCCCGGCATCGACCTCGCCGCCCGGCTCGGTGACTGGCAACAAGACCGGCGCGATGCCGAACTCAAGACCCTGCTTGCCGAGGTGTTGCCCAAGCGCTTTGCCCAGCGCCTGTGCGAGCACTGGCTGACCAGCAAGCCGATGCGGCAGTACAACGCGCCTGAGCTTCGCGAGATGGCCGCCCTGCTGTCGTCATGGCCGTTGGTTGCCAGCGGCACCGAGGGTTATCGCACCGCCGAAGTGACGCTGGGCGGGGTGGACACGGATGGCCTGTCCTCGGCCACGATGATGTCCAGGCGCGTGCCGGGCCTGTACTTCATCGGCGAAGTGGTGGATGTCACCGGCTGGCTGGGCGGCTACAACTTCCAGTGGGCATGGGCCAGCGGCAAGGCCGCCGGCCTCGCGCTGGCCGCCTGA
- a CDS encoding TIGR03862 family flavoprotein — MSKRIAIVGGGPAGLMAAEVARAAGFAVDLFEAKGSVGRKFLIAGKGGLNLTHSEPRPAFDARYRERAEAVGRWLDAFDGSALRDWARTLGVDTYVGSSGRVFPRDRKAAPLLRGWVRRLKDAGVQFHVQHRWLGWENDGRLRFATAEGHAFVAADAVVLALGGGSWPQLGSDGAWVDTLAQRGVDIAPLQPANCGFDIGWSAHLAHKHAGAPLKPVIAHWQDAAGGRHALQGECVLTETGIEGSLIYAIAAELRTAIARNGTASLHLDLAPGRALDRLRTDLQTPRGSRSLGDHLRRQTGLESAKLALLFEVLDKTALQDMAKVAATIKRLPLQLLRPRPMAETISTAGGVRLEALDDALMLRAVPGVFCAGEMLDWEAPTGGYLLTACFASGQRAGLGAARWLA; from the coding sequence ATGTCTAAGCGCATCGCCATCGTTGGCGGCGGCCCCGCTGGCCTGATGGCCGCCGAAGTCGCGCGCGCGGCCGGGTTTGCGGTGGACCTGTTCGAAGCCAAGGGATCGGTGGGGCGAAAATTCCTGATCGCCGGCAAGGGCGGGCTCAACCTCACCCACTCCGAGCCCCGCCCGGCGTTCGATGCGCGCTACCGCGAGCGCGCCGAGGCGGTGGGCCGTTGGCTGGATGCATTCGATGGCAGTGCATTGCGCGACTGGGCGCGAACGCTCGGCGTCGACACCTACGTGGGCAGCTCTGGCCGCGTTTTCCCGCGCGATCGCAAAGCGGCGCCGCTGCTGCGCGGCTGGGTGCGGCGGCTGAAGGACGCCGGCGTGCAGTTCCACGTGCAGCACCGCTGGCTGGGCTGGGAGAACGATGGCCGCCTGCGTTTCGCCACCGCCGAAGGGCACGCCTTCGTCGCTGCCGATGCGGTGGTGCTGGCACTGGGCGGCGGCAGCTGGCCGCAGCTGGGCTCCGATGGCGCATGGGTGGACACGCTGGCGCAGCGCGGGGTCGACATCGCCCCGCTGCAGCCGGCCAACTGCGGATTCGACATCGGCTGGAGCGCGCATCTTGCGCACAAGCACGCGGGCGCACCGCTCAAGCCCGTCATCGCGCATTGGCAGGATGCAGCCGGCGGCAGGCACGCGCTGCAAGGCGAATGCGTGCTGACCGAGACCGGCATCGAAGGCAGTTTGATCTATGCCATCGCCGCCGAGTTGCGCACCGCCATTGCGCGCAACGGAACTGCCTCGCTGCACCTGGACCTGGCCCCCGGTCGCGCGCTGGATCGCCTGCGAACCGACCTGCAAACGCCGCGCGGCAGCCGCAGCCTCGGCGACCATCTGCGCCGCCAAACCGGCCTGGAGAGCGCAAAGCTTGCGCTGCTGTTCGAAGTGCTGGACAAGACCGCGCTGCAGGACATGGCCAAGGTGGCGGCCACCATCAAGCGCCTGCCGCTGCAGCTGCTGCGCCCGCGCCCGATGGCGGAAACCATTTCCACCGCTGGCGGCGTGCGGCTGGAAGCGCTGGACGATGCGCTGATGCTGCGCGCTGTCCCCGGCGTGTTCTGCGCCGGCGAAATGCTGGACTGGGAAGCGCCGACCGGCGGCTACCTGCTCACCGCGTGCTTTGCCAGTGGCCAACGCGCCGGCCTGGGGGCGGCGCGCTGGTTGGCATGA
- a CDS encoding sulfurtransferase translates to MILNIAAYLFTVIDDADALAQRLREQAAHAGLRGTMLVTPEGLNLFLAGDDAPLRSFLAWLRSDPRFAGLHAKESWSDVVPFARLKVKRKREIITFRREQASPLQAGLRAPVVAPQDLARWIAQGHDDAGKRLVLLDTRNRQEVAYGTFQGALTLPIDKFTDLPEALAPHRDALRDATVVSFCTGGIRCEKAALWLQHDGMDNVLQLDDGILGYFEQVGGLGYDGGCFVFDQRVALTPQLAAVATTGDANVQKVA, encoded by the coding sequence ATGATCCTGAATATCGCCGCCTACCTGTTCACCGTGATCGACGATGCCGATGCGCTGGCGCAACGTCTTCGTGAACAGGCGGCCCACGCCGGGTTGCGCGGCACCATGCTGGTCACGCCGGAAGGCTTGAACCTGTTCCTCGCTGGCGACGACGCCCCGCTGCGCAGTTTTCTGGCGTGGCTGCGAAGCGATCCGCGCTTTGCCGGTCTGCATGCCAAGGAAAGCTGGAGCGACGTGGTGCCGTTTGCACGGCTGAAGGTCAAGCGCAAGCGCGAGATCATCACCTTTCGCCGCGAACAGGCTTCGCCGTTGCAAGCCGGCCTGCGCGCGCCTGTGGTGGCGCCGCAGGACTTGGCCCGCTGGATCGCGCAAGGCCATGACGATGCCGGCAAGCGCCTGGTGCTGCTGGATACCCGCAATCGGCAAGAAGTGGCATACGGCACGTTCCAGGGCGCGTTGACCTTGCCCATCGACAAGTTCACCGATCTGCCGGAGGCGTTGGCACCGCATCGCGATGCACTGCGCGATGCCACGGTGGTCAGCTTCTGCACCGGCGGCATCCGCTGTGAAAAGGCGGCGCTATGGTTGCAGCACGACGGCATGGACAACGTGCTGCAGCTGGACGACGGCATATTGGGCTATTTCGAGCAGGTCGGCGGCCTGGGCTACGATGGCGGTTGCTTCGTGTTTGACCAGCGGGTGGCGCTGACCCCGCAGCTGGCGGCCGTGGCCACCACCGGAGACGCGAACGTGCAGAAGGTCGCATGA